AGAGaggccgccggccgaccgacaaGAATTTGCATTCGTCGCGAACGTTCCCCCCGCAGGATTTGTGCAACGGCATCGAGAACACAGGAATAGTGGAAACCGGCAGCACGTTTAATaatcgaagcataaaacagaGATAGGACAGGTCACAAAATGCGACGATGAAACACCCATCCGTATCTGCTAGTAACGGCAATCTTAAGTTCTTTTATATGAACTGGCCATAAAAATGATTATCGTTTGAAACATTAATGGTCGTACGATAGGCTTTACTTTCGACAATGGAACTTAACGACTTCAGTAAACATAAGACAACGCAGCATAAGTCATAAAACTTCTCCTTCCTTACTATCAAAAGATGGAAACCAACGACGTGGTTTTTGTCCTTCTTACTACCAACTCATCATGGGAGAGAAGAAAACTTCTAGAATAATATCCCATTTCCTTTCCATCTATTTCCGTTTCGGTCCAAACTCACAGCAGAGACGCTGAAGCCAAACGGGTATCGATTTTATGCAGCAACCTTCATGCTCCaccctgtcgtcgtcgtcctcgccgtgcCATGCAGGCGTCTTTACAACGGGCGAATATGAGCCATAAATGCAATAGCCTCTGCAACACACTGCATTATTGAACACACTGAACCATTCTACTAGCATTTGAGAAAGCCTTTAGCTACCACACAATACCACACCAtcatctgctgctgatgagAAAGCGAGGCCTACAGAAAAATGGATGGATTTCTATTAGCTAAACCTTGACCGAACCACGGCCAAACGGCGGAGAGCGAGGAACGACCGAACCGATCAATATAATATGCCATTTTTACACACAACCGATGTGTGTTTTGCGCCATCGTACATCGTGAGATCCTTTTTGCCACATATTTTATCATCCAAATGGCGGCGCACATTTCGGGCCGTTCTATGCCTGTTTTTATTAGCACCAACAATGTGCGCCATCCATTTCAAACCGGTCAACTTCCTCCGCATTTTTTACTCGCTACCTCAGCACGCCAAGGTTATGTGTGTCTTGTGTCGGTTACAAGTTATGCGGGAAACCATAACACACGACCCTATCTAACCTCGATTAACCCGGAGGCGCGGAGTTCCAAAAAATAACACCGCAAAAAAGCTGAGCGTAGTTTTGACTGTACTTTGTAACGGCGGCATGTTGCACAAACTTGCACAGGGCACATGCTGTTTTGGCCAAATGGTTGTCACCttgtttttagttttgctCGGAACACAACAAACCCACTGTCGGCCACCTACATTGGCACAGTCACGGGTGTTCTCAGCAATTCAGCGGTGGCTGTTGATGGATGCTCATTGCCTACAGGAGCGTTAAGGCGTTGGCTGCATTCAGGCACACGTGAACCTGGGCGATGGCCACAACCTGCATTCTCTCAGCGGAATCGAAATTAACGGCTACGTTCTAGCAACAACTAATTACGCTAAAATGATGGCGAtggactgtttttttttaatattaaactTGCTAAACATCAAAGTAGACTTACTTGTTCAGTCGGCGACGAGGAAAATTTTGCTGGTTTCCAAAGTGTTGCGCCTCTGGACCAGGAAATTTCACTAAAACGGATTCACCGATGAGAGGCAAAGTACATGGCCAATCGATTTTGGGGAAAACACTTGTTCTTTACGCACTGCGCGCAACTTCCACTAGTCGACCACGAACAAACACTTCCAATCAGAACCAGAGCTAAGGGTTATAGAAAGTAAAGCATATTTAACACATTGCCGCAAACACTCAAGCGAGTAGTAAAAAGGAAGAACCACCGTACGACAACCTGTACTTTTTATCAATTCCGCTTGAGGGGCACGTCGTTATCACGCAGAATTGAATATTATTTCCGACACACGATTCGACACGACATCATCACTTCCGTCTTGTGCCAACGCCTCCTgtgacagtttttttttgtttggctcaCTAGAGCGCGACCGTGCGCTCACAAAGATATTGTTTGAATTGTGTGAACTATTCGCTCCCACAACGCACACTGCGATTGGTCTCTCCGTTACCTCTCTCTcacactgtctctctctctctccgagagagagatgcaatCCTGGCGAAAAGGGGTGACCGCGGTACACTTCCGGGAATTGCGGAACACCGGTAAAAAGCTAATGACCGAGttaaggaaaaaacaaaaattctcCCACTGTCGGGCGTGACACGAGGTTCTCTCTTTAATGTTTCTATATTCTCAGTAAAAAAGggaatttatttcaaatatcTTCTCTGCGACATGATTAAAAACACTTTACCCGTGTTCGGCAATCGAAAAGAGCAACACAAATGATGAAATGTCGACGGATGATATATCCCTATCTCAGCAGGCTCGCCTTGAGATACGTTCTCGACCAGACCAGAACACGTATGAGATTAAAGGCGGAACACGTACGTCGATACGCACGGATGCAAGGGAGAAACCACAGGAAGTTTGAACCCGTTTAACAATGCGAAAAACCCCCGTGTCCCCGTGTGTGAATGTTCTCGGGATCACTATCGCTGCGAACACTCTCACCCGTCCGACTGCCGTGCTTGGTGTGTCCCCGCttcggcacggaacggaaagtcAGGACTTCCGGAAAAGCCACCTAACGAAGAGCGCGAGCATTGATTCCAGAGAACGAGAAAAGGAGAGCATCAGCAACCGGATCCGTACGCGTGCGCCTGCGCCCACCGAAAACACTTTTTACGCTACGCGAATCGCCCACTCTGTGTGTTCTTGCCGGCAGGTGCTCTCGTTCCCGGATGACCTTTGAACCGTGTACACATACACGATGGTACAGGCACACTCTGGGGAGGCAAAAGGATTCGTTTGGTTCAACCCGGAAGCGAAGGAACTATTCCGGACCAGAACCGTTTTCTGTCAGGAGCCTAGGACGGTTTCACGGAACTCTGATAAACGGtgcaaacatcatcatccgtcgAACTGATAACGCCACTACTGACGTGGTTCGTTTGTGCGATGGTCCGTTCCCGCACGGTGATGTCAAAATCAGCTGACGGCAAATAGCGCCCCCGACGAGAGTCCCGGTGGTTCGCTGGTGGCCTTCATTGATAATTTACGCGAGAGAGAATGTTGTGTTCAATTCTGGTTTTGATTTGTTAAATTGCTCAgcaaacacaagcacacgggCTGCACGGCGATGCGTGACTCACGAAACCAGGAAACTCGATGCAGTGCAGCCACATTTACCTAGTGCAGCGGTGAtggcgccgagccgagagtgcAATGCAAAGGACGGCCCACGGCGGAAACACATGCACTCACGacacaacaacggcgacgatCACGGCAACAACGAAGCGACAAACACGCGGCACGAGCTGCTGAATTCGACTGAATTCAGCTCGCTCCGCGATGCGTTGCTCAACCGTGCTgtctcgctgctgctgccaccgttaCCAACACACTCAAACACGGGCGCGCTCAGCCGGCTGCTGGTAAGAATGTGTATTGTGCACAATGGAATCGCAAAAACGTGGATTTTTGGGCTGGCGAACCCGAAAAATCAGGATAGGGTTCGGCCTATTGGACAACGGAGCCTTGCAAAAAAGGGGCCTGTCGAACCAGGACCGCGGGACAGCAAACCCTCGGAACGGAGAATCCCCGCCGAGTTGGACGGAACAAGGACTGAAGGGAGCAGCGAGTGTGGGCAGCCACGCGGTGCGGTAATAAACAGAGCCGGATCACGGGGCAGAGCTCCCCCCGTTGCCCCATATGTTGGCTCGCGCGGTAGTGCTGCTACGCACACATCGACAaacgccgtcggtcggtgtcgaaAGGATGGGTATGTGTTGGTTCGTTTTGACATGCAACAGCAACCGTCCGTCGGTTGGCTGGCCACGCACTAGGGTGGTTCTTTCAACTTTGAATTTGTTTAGCAACTCATGCTGCTGAAGGTGATTATTTGTCATCGCAAATCATAATCCTCTTTCAAATGTAGCACCTTATCGTCATCTGTGGATCATCTGTTTCGCCGCActtttttacgctttttttAACCATCATTGTTTGAAAGATTTTTGAATCTCTTTTAGCCAACGGTTAAAACGGAGCAAAAGCTGTATAATCCTACTACTCGTATCAACACAACCCCCGTCGCTGGGAAGTGCTACAAATTGCGTCGATGGAGACTTCCCCCAAAAATGGAAGCCGCCGCGAGGGATGTAggcaatttttcattttatgctaCGGAACCCGAACTGTGTGGTCGTTCTGTTCTCCGTTGCCCGATTTAATGCGAAACTTAGTTACGATGGGTAACGTCATCATTTCGCTTTGCAAGTACACCCGGAGCAGCGAGCACCCAGAGCCAAATCGAAGGCCAATAGAATATGGTAAAGTATAAAAAGGAATCGACAGAACGACCGAATTGCGTCACCAACAGGATATTGCCAATCATTTCGATCACCGACACAGCACGCATACTGAAGCCATTGAATCCCAACCCAAAAGGATATCACAATGAATAGAAATCCTATCTCCAATGGCAGAGCGTACGGAGCACGTAAACCAAAGAAAAAATACTCCTTGAAAAGATCttgttgaattaaattaattaaaaatattgtcaAAGGGAGTCGCGGCATTatattttttccgcttttgtAACCCAGAAATGAATCATTGCGCAGAGAAGACACTGAACACAGAAGTAGTGCATGCTAATTGGTAGAGTTTCTCCGTTCGTTCAcattttttgcataaaatatgttttctttgtcaatcgttttttcttctggaaATATTCAGAtagcaacaaataaaaaaagtgtCTTCCGCGTGCTCTCCGACCCGCGCACTGTCAAATTAGACCTTTCGGACAACCATGCAAATTGGCCGGGCAGCGATGaatggaagagaaaattaTCTCGGCATGTTTCTTGTCGTTAGAGTTGCGTggcaaagcgaaggaaaagaaaacatgcgAACACATGCACATAATAGCACGGTACCCGGAAAGGGCCCCACGATTCAAATGTAGaggccaaacttttccaagAAAACGTTGGCAACTGTTTCTCAACCTTCAAGATAAAAACTGTCTCTAAtgataaatcaaatcaataatATATTTTTGGGTAGTTATAAAATAGTGAAATccataaaagaaacaaacgataaGTAACATTGCAAAGCTCGTAGTAAAGTAATAGACGCTTCCGTGTAAAGATATCTTATCCGTAAGTCAATATTGTCCCGTACGCGTGAAATACTGAGTACGAAGCTATCCAACTCGTTCCAAATGGCCATCTTATCGGCAGACACAGCTGGGGGTCGGAAAGTGGGAAGGTGTTGATGAAGGATGGAATCGGAATAAGCGCCAACCGGCAATTATGGCACCCATCCGATTGTAAAAGTACGTCAATGCGATAAATATGGGGGAAGCGGTCTTAGCTGAATCATGATGATCCATGCTGCAAACATGACCATTCTCTTCTCAGGAACGACCGGTGATTGAGAAACACAAAGCAAAGTTGTGTCGTCACCTTCAACAACCATTATCCAACCCGTTATAAACACCAGTGCGCGCCTAACATCGGCACCAGCTTTATGTTCACAAAGAAACACATTAAACGAATAACCTACCAAACTAGAAACTAAAACgatatttcaaacaaaatcaatcgaCCATCAAACGCTTGCAGTGTTTGGTCATTAATGAATATGCTGCCGCCCCATGCAACTATGCATGTTTGGTATTTTAACGATTCCCTAGCGGACGACCGGATGGTAGGTGTGCATTCCGCTCCCCAATTCAATGCCGATGAACTGAGAGTTATGCTGCCCGAGGCGAGGCATCGGGGCGTTGCGTGCATGTTCAGACTGCAAATAAATCACACGCCTAATCATCGATAGAGTCGCCATCGACCCGCCCGGTTTCCTGGGAGCTATTTGCATTCGATTCCTAGCGGTCACTCTTCAGGCATCCCAAATGAACCTTCCTCCTTTGCTTAATGAAAGAGCAACATGTGATGTTGATCTGTGCggtgccgctggccgctggcaaATAGCTACTAAGCCGGATTTGTACGGCCAGTTGAATGGTATTGTGCGAACGGATAAATCAGAATCATGTTTTCACATTCCACAGATTATGCCAATCACAGGCAAGTGACCGTCACCGTAcgctgtttccattttccgcccGTCTTAATCACGAGCTGGACGAGTCTCGTAACGTGACACGTTTTGGTAGGGTGGCGCAATAAACCGATTATTTCAGATTATCGACCACCGACGGATTCTTTCGTCATTGTGCTTGCTTTACATCTTTTCAGTCTTTTAAGCCAGGAGAGCAGTTTGCAAACGATATCGTTGATGGAAGTATTTCGGGAACATCTTGGGAATTCAATTCGAAAACTATAAAGGATATTCCGAACAAGCTACATTTTCTTATGAATTTTTACCTTATGAAGTTAATGTAAGGGTAAGCAGGTAAAGGCAAaacttttcttatttttgcttcgcaATGAGCACTAGACGAACCTTAAAACCGCACATCTTGACCAACTTCAAACAGTCTGAGCTAAATGACGAGTAGCGTAGCGGATGTGACGATTGGCCGTTCATTTCCTTCACAATTCCTCTGACGCAAGGAGCTGGTCCATTCAACGGCTGTTCCCGGTAGACCTTGTACATCATTATGTTGCACAATGCAGACCCATTTCCGGCACACTTGGcgacaccaaaaacaaaagagtGCTGCCGGGTCGGCGGGAGACATCAACATTTGTGCAAGTGTTTCGAAGCGGAGCAATAGAGCTGGGCAAATGTTGTCGCAGCAGGCGAAAGCGTGGCTGCAGTGCATCGTCTTTCTCGGGTGGGGAATTGTAGTGTCACAGCAAAGATTAaagcaaatgcaaaaacatAATCAGTGTAACACAAagtgtaagtttttttttgagaAATCTAAAAGCTACGGATctaagagtttttttttaatggatGTTAGGagattttttccttcaatcGCAAAGTGCCCTTTTTATTGAGCTGTCGATAAATCATTCGCCCACGTTAGTCCTTTCAGTGTCCTTTTCCCTGTTGGCCATAGGCCTTGGAGAATCTGCGCAATGCCAAACACATAGGTAAGGCGACAAACAATATCGTGTAACTAATCATGTAGGAACATCAATTGATTGAACACCAGGGAAATGTCCGATAACTATCGTAGCCGAGAAGCTTCCGGTTGATTCACGACCCCCCAGGAAGTTCTTCGATCAAACAGAAAAACCATCcacacacccgcacgcacacacacccacacaacACGAAGGCAGGTGATAGCCCGAAAAATTGACGCCTTTTTGGCATTGTAAAATACGTCGACCGGAAAAAAACTTTCGCCGTGGCGTTGTATTGGAGGGGACTGGGACAAAACATATGAGTTCGTTACTTGTAACTGATTTATTCGCAATCACTTTGCAACATATGCCGGCCTGTTTGACTATCCCCTCTTCCCGCAAAGGATAATCATCACAGGACTTACCTGCTGCTGTTCACGGACGCTCTTCGCGGACGTTCACGGACGTTTCTTTTGATGGTGAACCACTTATTGTGTGCACGAAACTCACTTTCTGAAAAACGATACTATTATCTATTAACTATTAACGTTCTTAACTTCCCAGGACGCTGATCGATTTCACAGGTTATTGCGCGAGCAAAGGAGTTAGCAAAGCAGAAACCCTCCGTCGGTTGATGGTGGTAGTGAGTTGCGGCTTCTGTTTTGGTTCTCATGGAGCTTTAGGCGGGAGACTCGATCTGACATTAGGACATCATTTCGAAATTTTCTATTGGAGTTACGGTTCTACGCCGCTAGACAGCAATGGTAAAAAATAAGTTTAGTTTAGAAATTCTTCTACTGGCAGCTATAGCAACACACTTTCTACTTTACTTTAGCTAATTGCGGTGAAACAACAtgttacaaaatttaaaaaattgaacCGGTTCTGCGAACCGGTACAAAAGCTCGCCATAGATTTTGAATTTTCCtgtgtaatgtcaaatcgacGGAACAGTACTTGTTATGACAGACGCTGTCAAAAGCTCAATTCATATTACACaactttgtttttcgtgtGCGGCTATAGTTTGTGCAGCGATCGGATTCGGCTTTTCCACTTAATTGCCTTCGTACACGCGGTCCTTTAGTGATACAGCTTCAGGATGACCGATGCAAACCTACCAAATGTGTGCGGCCTGCAACTGCGGCCACTTACGAAGGAAAACATCCTGTACTACTACTTTCCGCTGAAGGGTATGGTCAGTTACGCTGCGCTATCGGTCAACGTAATGAATCCATCGATTGCGATCAAGTACGGTTTCCACGGACAACAATTCGCTTTCCGGCAAACACCAGCACCCCAAAATcttgatgttttatttaattccgtAGGCTGCTCCCAAAGCGAGACGTTACCAATTTTCTGCTGATTCATACCGTCCTCGGTACATCGCTGTACTTCTACAGCCGGCCACACCTGAAGGGTGTTTCGACAAACAAGCGGATGGCCATTAGTGTTTGCGGTTCCGTGCTGTTTAGTTTCGGATCGGTGCTGGTTTGGGCCGTGCTTCGGTCGACAGTTCCCCGCAACCAGGGCTTAGCGACCGCGCT
The nucleotide sequence above comes from Anopheles bellator chromosome 1, idAnoBellAS_SP24_06.2, whole genome shotgun sequence. Encoded proteins:
- the LOC131206117 gene encoding uncharacterized protein LOC131206117, whose protein sequence is MTDANLPNVCGLQLRPLTKENILYYYFPLKGMVSYAALSVNVMNPSIAIKLLPKRDVTNFLLIHTVLGTSLYFYSRPHLKGVSTNKRMAISVCGSVLFSFGSVLVWAVLRSTVPRNQGLATALGLSSGVLMAKLAYDYLKTNDSQAVVKKN